One Rhodoferax ferrireducens T118 DNA segment encodes these proteins:
- a CDS encoding ribonuclease P protein component: MQRLKTRSQFQAVLAGSTVARTAHFALHRVALDGPVNRNKPLASVMTSDSALFALSDVWLGAMVAKRWAKRAVTRNAIKRQIYSVSADFETMLPMAAHVVRLRAAIDSKQFISATSAALKMAVRLELQQLFARATARSQGLALTGGAS; this comes from the coding sequence TTGCAGCGACTGAAGACGCGAAGTCAGTTTCAGGCTGTGCTGGCTGGCAGCACGGTGGCCCGAACGGCGCACTTCGCTTTGCATCGCGTTGCGCTTGATGGTCCGGTGAACAGAAACAAGCCGCTGGCGTCGGTAATGACCTCTGACTCAGCACTTTTTGCTTTGAGCGACGTGTGGCTAGGGGCCATGGTGGCCAAACGCTGGGCGAAACGGGCTGTCACACGCAATGCCATCAAGCGTCAGATCTACAGCGTGAGCGCCGACTTTGAGACAATGCTTCCTATGGCTGCCCACGTCGTGCGCTTGCGCGCCGCCATTGACTCTAAACAGTTCATCAGCGCCACGTCTGCGGCGCTCAAGATGGCGGTCCGACTGGAATTGCAGCAGCTGTTTGCACGGGCAACGGCTCGGTCGCAAGGCCTTGCTTTGACAGGCGGTGCATCATGA
- the rpmH gene encoding 50S ribosomal protein L34 has translation MKRTYQPSKIRRARTHGFLVRMKTRGGRAVINARRAKGRKRLAV, from the coding sequence ATGAAACGCACTTACCAACCCTCCAAGATTCGCCGCGCCCGCACTCACGGTTTTCTGGTTCGCATGAAAACCCGTGGCGGCCGCGCTGTGATCAACGCTCGCCGCGCCAAAGGGCGCAAGCGTCTGGCGGTCTGA